From a single Marinobacter sp. THAF197a genomic region:
- a CDS encoding DUF7282 domain-containing protein: MKKHIKTTAFLTAALVSGALASGSALAMEHGNKVGVWGDDQSVSEGTVTAKKVVAEENGWLVVHRTDEAMKPGPVVAYAPLKKGKNMDVAAILTEEVASGDKLMLMIHNEEGGSKTGIFEYTLGAKEDGPIRKDGKLVMTVITAK; the protein is encoded by the coding sequence ATGAAAAAACACATCAAAACCACCGCATTCCTGACCGCAGCCCTGGTTTCCGGTGCACTGGCATCAGGTTCAGCACTGGCGATGGAGCATGGCAATAAAGTAGGTGTCTGGGGCGATGACCAGTCTGTGTCCGAAGGCACGGTGACCGCCAAAAAGGTGGTAGCTGAGGAAAACGGCTGGCTGGTGGTTCACCGCACCGACGAAGCCATGAAGCCCGGCCCGGTCGTGGCCTATGCGCCCCTAAAGAAGGGCAAGAATATGGACGTTGCAGCCATCCTGACCGAGGAAGTGGCCAGTGGCGACAAGCTGATGCTGATGATTCACAACGAGGAAGGTGGCAGCAAGACCGGTATCTTTGAATACACTCTGGGCGCCAAGGAAGATGGCCCCATTCGCAAAGACGGCAAGCTGGTGATGACGGTTATTACCGCGAAATAA
- a CDS encoding anti-sigma factor, translated as MSERDDLDMMVAEFVLGTLPEEERDALQARRAREPELEALIQQWEARLAGMLDGVEPVEPGPELFARIQRTIEQQPSAPKSPSAVPDNVISLRKQLTRWRWSTAIASAAALVLVAVLATQPEPEPQAQSFVAVFQHNDEQPAFLLTVDLNSRQLNIQPVTAEPEPDKSYQLWIVAEGYGPNPRSVGVMGDNFTLDQAALRDYDPETLRGATFGISLEPKGGSPTGQPTGPAIHGFLYPTSADQGKGRN; from the coding sequence ATGAGCGAACGCGACGACCTGGATATGATGGTTGCAGAGTTCGTTCTGGGAACTCTGCCAGAAGAAGAGCGGGATGCCTTGCAGGCTCGCCGTGCCCGCGAACCTGAGCTGGAAGCGCTAATTCAGCAATGGGAGGCCCGGCTGGCTGGCATGCTTGATGGGGTTGAACCTGTGGAGCCCGGCCCCGAGCTGTTTGCACGAATTCAGCGAACGATCGAACAGCAACCATCCGCTCCCAAATCCCCAAGTGCGGTGCCAGACAATGTGATCAGTCTCCGGAAACAGCTGACCCGCTGGCGCTGGAGCACGGCCATTGCTTCGGCAGCGGCGCTGGTACTGGTTGCCGTGCTGGCGACTCAGCCGGAGCCCGAGCCGCAAGCCCAATCCTTCGTGGCGGTGTTCCAACACAACGATGAGCAGCCTGCGTTCCTGTTGACCGTGGATCTGAACAGCCGCCAGCTGAACATCCAGCCGGTGACCGCCGAACCTGAGCCAGACAAATCCTACCAGCTCTGGATTGTGGCAGAGGGGTATGGCCCGAATCCGCGGTCGGTGGGCGTGATGGGTGACAACTTCACCCTGGACCAGGCTGCACTGCGTGATTACGACCCAGAGACTCTGCGTGGCGCCACCTTTGGCATCAGCCTGGAGCCAAAGGGTGGTTCACCCACCGGACAACCGACTGGCCCGGCCATTCACGGCTTCCTTTACCCCACTTCTGCCGACCAAGGCAAAGGTCGCAACTAA
- a CDS encoding sigma-70 family RNA polymerase sigma factor: MHSDSHQPDASPGATDYLSTDQEGSSGITRLLHRVAQQDRNAFAELYEATAPKLLATVLRILKDRAWADDVIHDTYVKVWHKADQFDAERSSPITWLAAIARHGAIDELRRHPARRETASDELDNIADHSPAAHEQISDQQTVKHLNHCIDQLEKDRQDMVRLAYLNGWSRDQLARHFDQPINTVKTWLHRALKQIKRCLEP, translated from the coding sequence ATGCACTCTGATTCACATCAGCCAGACGCGTCTCCCGGCGCCACTGACTACCTGAGCACTGATCAGGAAGGCAGCTCCGGTATCACCCGGCTCCTGCACCGGGTTGCCCAGCAGGACAGAAACGCGTTTGCCGAGTTATACGAAGCCACCGCCCCGAAACTTCTGGCCACCGTGCTGCGTATCCTCAAGGACAGGGCTTGGGCAGATGATGTGATTCACGACACCTATGTCAAAGTCTGGCATAAGGCCGACCAGTTCGATGCGGAACGTTCCTCACCGATCACCTGGCTTGCAGCGATTGCCAGGCACGGCGCTATCGACGAACTGCGGCGGCATCCGGCAAGGCGGGAGACCGCAAGCGACGAACTCGACAATATTGCCGACCATTCGCCGGCGGCCCATGAACAAATCTCAGATCAACAAACGGTAAAGCACTTGAACCATTGCATTGACCAACTCGAAAAAGATCGCCAGGACATGGTTCGTCTGGCGTATCTGAACGGTTGGTCCCGGGATCAGCTGGCGAGGCATTTTGACCAGCCGATCAACACTGTGAAAACCTGGTTGCACCGAGCCCTGAAACAGATCAAAAGGTGTCTTGAACCATGA
- a CDS encoding XdhC family protein, translated as MQPLDIKVVEQALHWCDEGHDFWFCTVVSTFGSSPRAPGSWLIARQDGAHCGSLSGGCVEEDFLARLQDNVFKGRINRIRYGAPDGPDNARVTLPCGGILDVLIEHWPASAATRKHFLALQSALSGEGPVARVVSLETGDIHLEPESELGARVTEEAAHARLRLRVGPVSRLIIAGLSPVATACASFAHSLGFEVIVCDPRPEEVRHFNLADVTLQQELPSVYIAREGCHRATAVVALTHDPRIDDTAMMEAVKTEAFYIGVMGSMKTSEKRRERLARIGGLTEQQIRRIHMPVGLNISSKTPAEIALAVMADIIRVRQGISRQQL; from the coding sequence ATGCAGCCACTGGATATTAAAGTTGTTGAACAAGCCCTGCACTGGTGTGATGAGGGGCATGACTTCTGGTTCTGTACCGTGGTGAGTACCTTTGGCTCCTCACCCCGAGCGCCGGGTTCCTGGTTGATCGCCCGGCAGGATGGTGCCCACTGTGGCTCGTTGTCTGGTGGGTGCGTGGAAGAAGATTTCCTGGCCCGTTTGCAGGACAACGTCTTCAAGGGACGTATTAATCGTATTCGCTACGGCGCTCCGGACGGCCCGGATAATGCCCGCGTCACCCTCCCCTGCGGCGGAATCCTGGATGTTCTGATAGAGCACTGGCCAGCATCCGCCGCTACCCGAAAACATTTCCTGGCGCTCCAGTCCGCGTTATCGGGCGAAGGGCCGGTTGCCCGGGTGGTCTCGCTGGAAACCGGAGACATTCACCTCGAGCCGGAGAGCGAGTTGGGCGCCCGGGTTACCGAGGAGGCGGCCCACGCGCGCCTGAGACTGCGTGTTGGCCCGGTTTCGCGACTGATTATTGCAGGGCTGTCACCGGTTGCCACCGCCTGCGCGAGCTTTGCACACAGCCTGGGCTTTGAAGTTATTGTGTGCGACCCAAGGCCCGAGGAAGTTCGGCACTTCAACCTCGCAGACGTGACACTCCAACAGGAGCTGCCCTCGGTATACATTGCCCGTGAGGGCTGCCATCGCGCTACCGCGGTAGTCGCTCTCACCCATGACCCGCGCATTGACGACACCGCCATGATGGAGGCGGTCAAAACCGAGGCGTTTTACATCGGCGTGATGGGGTCCATGAAAACCTCTGAGAAGCGGCGGGAACGGCTGGCTCGCATTGGCGGGCTGACCGAGCAACAGATCCGCAGGATCCATATGCCCGTAGGTTTGAATATCAGCAGCAAAACGCCCGCCGAAATTGCTTTGGCGGTGATGGCCGATATTATCCGGGTGCGGCAAGGCATCTCGCGCCAACAACTGTGA
- a CDS encoding metal-dependent hydrolase family protein, with translation MPALPHVFKPQPLGHNHSHGACQCGSPLLARFHERMMADISRRQLIGGMAGVMAMFAALHAPSVLSQQPKDDNRPILLKNLRLFDGSGGPLRDGVAIRIEGGRIQALQTNGADAGDAEVIDCGGRVVMPGLIDAHWHTTLAGISQLEAMTADPGYVHLVAAKEAERTLMRGVTSVRDVGGPSFALKRAIDKGIVDGPRIFPAGAMISQTSGHGDFRMRHEVPRGTASPLSEQEKQGVAVIADGEAEVLRRTREQLMLGASQIKLMAGGGVASTYDPLDSTQFTERELRAAVEAADDWGTYVAVHVYTSKGIQRSLRAGVKSIEHGQLADEESVRMMAGEGAWWSLQPFLQDEDSNVYPDAARRESQRMVAEGTVRVYEMAQRFDVKTAWGTDILFSPQNTHNQLRHLTKLTRFYDSLTTLAMATGRNGELLAMSGPRSPYQGKLGTLEPEALADLLVVDGNPEQGLEFLNDPNANLRLIMKGGRVHKNTL, from the coding sequence ATGCCGGCCTTACCCCACGTCTTCAAGCCTCAACCGCTAGGTCACAACCACTCCCACGGCGCCTGCCAGTGCGGCTCGCCGCTATTAGCCCGGTTTCATGAACGCATGATGGCGGACATCAGCCGCCGGCAACTTATCGGAGGTATGGCTGGTGTGATGGCGATGTTTGCGGCATTGCATGCCCCGAGCGTTCTTAGCCAGCAGCCAAAGGATGATAATCGCCCGATACTGCTGAAGAACCTCAGGCTGTTTGATGGCAGCGGCGGGCCACTGCGAGACGGCGTGGCCATTCGCATTGAGGGTGGCCGTATTCAGGCGCTGCAAACCAACGGTGCAGACGCCGGTGATGCAGAGGTTATTGATTGCGGTGGCCGTGTTGTCATGCCGGGGCTGATTGACGCCCACTGGCATACCACGCTGGCGGGCATCAGCCAGCTGGAGGCCATGACCGCAGACCCAGGCTACGTGCATCTGGTTGCAGCCAAAGAGGCCGAGCGCACGTTGATGCGCGGCGTTACCTCGGTTCGAGACGTGGGCGGGCCTTCCTTTGCCCTCAAACGCGCCATCGACAAGGGCATTGTGGATGGCCCGCGAATTTTCCCCGCCGGTGCCATGATTTCTCAGACCTCTGGCCATGGCGATTTCCGCATGCGGCATGAAGTGCCCAGAGGCACCGCCTCGCCCCTGAGTGAGCAGGAAAAACAGGGCGTTGCCGTAATTGCCGATGGCGAAGCCGAGGTGCTCCGGCGTACCCGTGAACAGCTGATGCTGGGTGCGTCGCAGATCAAACTGATGGCCGGAGGTGGCGTGGCCTCCACTTACGACCCGCTGGACAGCACCCAGTTTACCGAGCGCGAACTGCGCGCCGCTGTTGAGGCGGCAGACGACTGGGGCACCTACGTGGCCGTGCACGTATACACGTCTAAGGGGATTCAGCGATCTTTGCGCGCCGGGGTAAAGTCCATCGAGCATGGTCAGCTGGCTGATGAGGAAAGCGTGCGGATGATGGCCGGTGAGGGCGCCTGGTGGAGCCTGCAACCCTTCCTGCAGGATGAAGATTCCAATGTCTACCCGGATGCCGCGCGCCGAGAGTCTCAACGGATGGTTGCTGAAGGCACTGTTCGGGTGTACGAGATGGCTCAACGTTTTGACGTTAAAACTGCCTGGGGCACCGATATCCTGTTCAGCCCACAGAACACCCACAATCAGTTGCGCCACCTGACCAAGCTTACGCGCTTTTACGACTCGCTCACCACACTGGCCATGGCAACTGGCCGCAACGGCGAACTGCTTGCCATGTCTGGCCCAAGAAGCCCCTATCAGGGCAAACTCGGCACCCTGGAGCCAGAGGCTCTGGCAGACCTGTTGGTGGTGGATGGCAATCCGGAGCAGGGGCTGGAATTTCTGAATGATCCGAATGCCAATCTGCGCCTGATCATGAAGGGCGGGCGAGTCCACAAAAATACCCTTTAA
- a CDS encoding AraC family transcriptional regulator, with amino-acid sequence MMDYFSMTNDSRLPKTTQTSQWPVPPDSVRYVVPEPIVRLLAHHPLTRELYPLAFGHYRRAAGHHMHREHHRDNLLIYCTEGKAFLNVAGEPLTVQAGDLLLLPAGASHRYTAAPDNPWTIHWVHYTGPLAEEFRNYMGFDGNNHVRHLGRQPRLLVDFNGLLSVRQTGFRARGLIHASNRLRQLLAAVPLNADETGLAQQAELETIHNFMREHLEERLTLQQLAELSGLSSAHFATRYREQTGTSPIQHFLHLKVERACQLLDTTSQSFADISRQLGYDDAYYFSRLFKKVMGKSPSDYRHTARH; translated from the coding sequence ATGATGGATTATTTTTCGATGACTAACGATTCCAGGCTCCCCAAAACCACACAAACCTCGCAGTGGCCCGTACCGCCAGACAGCGTGCGCTATGTGGTGCCGGAACCCATTGTTCGGCTATTGGCACACCATCCGCTGACCCGCGAGCTGTATCCACTGGCCTTCGGGCACTACCGCAGGGCCGCGGGCCATCACATGCACCGGGAACACCATCGTGACAATCTTTTGATCTATTGCACCGAGGGAAAGGCCTTCCTGAATGTGGCGGGCGAGCCCCTGACGGTGCAGGCAGGCGATCTCCTGCTGCTTCCGGCCGGCGCCAGCCATCGCTACACCGCCGCACCGGACAACCCATGGACCATCCACTGGGTGCACTACACCGGGCCGCTGGCCGAGGAGTTCAGAAACTACATGGGGTTTGATGGCAACAACCACGTTCGCCATCTGGGCCGACAACCGAGGCTGCTGGTGGATTTCAACGGCCTGTTGTCGGTTCGCCAGACCGGCTTTCGCGCCCGCGGACTGATTCACGCCAGCAACCGATTGCGACAACTGCTGGCTGCCGTGCCCCTGAATGCCGACGAAACCGGGCTGGCACAGCAGGCGGAGCTGGAGACCATTCACAATTTCATGCGGGAACATCTGGAAGAACGGCTGACTCTGCAGCAACTGGCGGAACTGTCTGGCCTGTCGTCAGCACATTTTGCCACCCGTTACCGGGAACAAACCGGCACCTCGCCAATCCAGCACTTCCTGCACCTGAAGGTAGAGCGGGCCTGCCAGCTTCTGGACACTACCAGCCAGAGCTTTGCCGACATCAGCCGTCAGCTGGGTTATGACGATGCCTATTACTTTTCCCGGTTGTTCAAGAAGGTAATGGGCAAATCCCCCAGTGACTATCGGCATACAGCACGGCATTGA